A stretch of the Lonchura striata isolate bLonStr1 chromosome 17, bLonStr1.mat, whole genome shotgun sequence genome encodes the following:
- the RNF114 gene encoding E3 ubiquitin-protein ligase RNF114 yields the protein MAAGGPSRAPERRPDPLSRLTCPVCLEVFDCPVRVPCGHVFCTPCLQECLKPKKPVCGVCRSTLSPGSRALDLEKQIETTETTCNGCNKKMYLSKMRSHAASCSKYQNYIMEGVKAVTKEPLHSTRSFPNRFTFPCPYCSEKNFDQEGLVEHCKALHSMDAKQVVCPICASMPWGDPNYRSANFMEHLQRRHRFSYDTFVDYDADEDDMMAQVLMRSLRDK from the exons atggcggcgggcgggccGTCGCGGGCCCCCGAGCGGCGGCCGGACCCGCTGTCCCGCCTCACCTGCCCCGTGTGCCTCGAGGTGTTCGACTGCCCGGTGCGCGTCCCCTGCGGACACGT CTTCTGCACACCGTGCCTGCAGGAATGTCTGAAGCCCAAAAAGCCAGTCTGTGGGGTGTGCCGCAGCACCCTGTcgcctgggagcagagctctggaCTTGGAAAAGCAAATTGAAACTACAGAAACCACTTGCAACGGCTGCAATAAAAAA ATGTACCTGTCCAAGATGCGCAGCCACGCAGCCTCCTGCTCCAAGTACCAGAATTACATCATGGAAGGTGTGAAAGCTGTGACGAAAGAGCCCCTCCACAGCACCAG GAGCTTCCCGAATCGCTTCACCTTCCCCTGCCCGTACTGCAGTGAGAAGAACTTTGATCAAGAAGGGCTGGTTGAGCACTGCAAAGCTTTGCACAGCATGGATGCAAAACAAGTG GTTTGCCCAATTTGTGCCTCAATGCCGTGGGGGGACCCCAATTACAGGAGTGCTAACTTCATGGAGCACCTGCAGAGGCGGCACCGCTTTTCCTACGACACCTTTGTG GACTACGATGCTGATGAGGATGATATGATGGCACAGGTTTTGATGCGCTCTCTGCGGGATAAGTGA
- the SNAI1 gene encoding zinc finger protein SNAI1 produces the protein MPRSFLVKKHFSASKKPNYSELESQAVLAAPLLYETCPLPVIPPPEVLGPGAYYPPLVWDAGLLSSLFPGGPGGEAAAGAAPALDLTALSSEDDEGKSSGPPSPASAPAAAERFRCAQCAKAYSTFAGLSKHKQLHCDAQARKSFNCKYCEKEYVSLGALKMHIRSHTLPCVCKMCGKAFSRPWLLQGHIRTHTGEKPFSCTHCNRAFADRSNLRAHLQTHSDVKKYQCKTCSRTFSRMSLLHKHEETGCSGSR, from the exons ATGCCGCGCTCCTTCCTGGTGAAGAAGCACTTCTCGGCCAGCAAAAAGCCCAACTACAGCGAGCTGGAGAGCCAGGCCG TGCTGGCCGCCCCGCTGCTGTACGAGACGTGCCCGCTGCCCGTCATCCCCCCGCCCGAGGTGCTCGGCCCCGGAGCCTACTACCCTCCGCTGGTGTGGGACGCGGGGCTGCTGTCCAGCCTGTTCCCGGGCGGCCCGGGCGGCGAGGCTGcggccggcgcggcgcccgccCTGGACCTGACGGCGCTCTCCAGCGAGGACGATGAGGGCAAGAGCTCGGGGCCCCCCAGCCCGGCCtcggcccccgccgccgccgagcGCTTCCGCTGTGCCCAGTGCGCCAAGGCGTACTCCACCTTCGCCGGGCTCTCCAAGCACAAGCAATTGCACTGCGATGCCCAGGCCAGGAAATCCTTCAACTGCAAGTACTGTGAGAAGGAGTACGTGAGCCTGGGAGCTCTCAAGATGCACATCCGGagccacacgctgccctgcgtCTGCAAGATGTGCGGGAAGGCTTTCTCCcggccctggctgctgcagggccacATCCGAACGCACACTG GTGAAAAGCCCTTTTCCTGTACACACTGCAACCGGGCCTTTGCTGACCGCTCTAATCTCCGCGCCCACCTGCAGACCCATTCAGATGTAAAGAAGTACCAGTGCAAAACCTGCTCCCGGACTTTCTCCCGCATGTCGCTGCTCCACAAGCACGAGGAGACGGGCTGCTCTGGCTCTCGCTGA